The genomic stretch GATCGCAGCTTCAATGCCATAGATGCAGGCTTCATATTCATCCATGTTATTAGTACAATaaaaacagattctggctgtaaacggaatatgaaaaccgTATGGAGAAGTAACTACAGCTCCCACACcgttcccgagtgcattagaggcaccatcgaacacgagcgtctatcgcgatcctggttcgggtccttcctttGGTCCGGGAAtattacaatctctgatgtatagaacatcctcatcggggaattaaAACTTCATTGGTTCATAATCCTCAACAGgctgatgcgcaagataatctGTCAatacactacctttgatggctttcagGGTAGTATAATGGATgtcatattcagtcaaaatcatttgccataTGGCTACTCTTCCAGAGAGAGCGGGattctcaaagacatacttgataggatccatcttggaaattaataaggtggtgtgaaccaacatatactacCTCAggcggcgagcagcccacaccaaagcacatcaagttttctcgagcagtgagtatcgggattcacagtcggtaaattttttgctaaggtagtatattgcatgctcttttcggccagactcgtcatgttgacccagcacacatcccattgagttttcaagaactgtgaggtacataatcaaaggccttcttagaattggaggcattagtatcggaggttcctgcagatactctttcacctttttgaatgctttttgacaatcgttattccacctggccgtctgatcttttcttagcaatttgaatattggttcacaagtggctataagatgagagatgaatctagcaatgtagttcaacctccctaagaaaccacgaacctccttttctgttctcggctcaggcgtCTCTTGTATAgattttatttttgcaggatcaacctcgatacctttcccactaacaacaaaaaccaataactttccagatcgcactccaaaagtgcacttgtttggattcaacctcagtctgaattcccgaagtaTTTCAAAtaacttctgcaagtgaaccaagtgctcttcttcaatgtgagactttgcaatcatgtcgtcgacaTATACTTCAATctccttgtgaatcatgtcgtgaaaaagagtcaccatggtgcgctgatacgttgccccttcatttttcaacccaaaaggcatgactttatagcagaaagttccccactgtgtgataaacgttgttttctgcaTGTCTTCtagtgccatcttgatctgattgtaactagagaagccatccatgaaggaaaacaccttgaaaggagcagtattatccaccaacacatcaatatggggaagaggaaaatcatctttcggactctcCCGATTCAGATCTCcgtaatcaacacacatcctgacctttccgtccttcttaggtacaggaacaatattaGCAACCCATGTCGGGTAGTTCACAACTTGCAaaaagccagcatcaaactgtttctcaacctctttcttaatcttctcagacatatctgggcgggTCCTTCACAacttctgcttgacaggaggactatcttccttgagaggtagacggtgcaccacaatatctgtatcaagacctggcataggggtgttcaaaaccaaactggcccaatagaaaaccgcaaaaccgaaccaaaccgaaactgcaaaaaaccgcatttggttcggatgtgtttggaccattttttaacaaaccgcgcggtttggttcggtttgcggtttgaattttacaaaccgaacccaaccaaaccaaaccacattatgttacaacccccaAACTTCACTTTACCtatatccaacccaaactcaaacaTATTATGCCTTACCTTtatgattaaaaatgattttctcttccccacacttaaggtttcagtttaagtcttctcaaatctctcctagAGATATTAcgccttcttctcatcttcttttcgaGGTACATATCACCTCTTCTTTTCTAGactttcatctcttaagttctttctttttttatcttattatttttattatactgTTGTCtcccaattacgtttttaatgttcctcttcttatataatctcttctctcttctgctctttctttttcatcttctttaatctttcatttttttctattttattataatgtttttgatattgttttatgctactattttatgttttttattccacttttatctaatcttatttttgtatattaaatcgagagttgttatccaaatatgatgaatttcgTTGTTAATTGATAACGCAGAAATGACTAagtacaaaattatgttgtcatctatatgtatatgtatggctcaataaatttttgtaaaaaaaccgaaccaaccgaaccaatccaaaccgcattagtttggtttggtttggttcggttttatttctaaaagccaaccgaaccaaaccaaaccgcacacttttttctcttgcggttcagatgattttttaagtaaaaaccgcccaaaccgcaccgcaaaCACCCCTAACCTgacatatcttcgtaggaccaagcgaagatgtctgcatactctttcaacatagcaataagcctctgcttcacactatCCTCAagtgcagcccctatcttgacttctctgaTCTGATCCTTAGTGCCAACATTCACCATCTCAATTGTCTCTTGATGCGGCTGTATCGCTTTCTcttcctgtttcaacaatcttGCCAACTCGTCGGGGAGATcgcaatcttcataagcttcctcctcggcttggtagatcggattatcCAAATCATAATGAGCGATAGCAAAACCGTTACCAATGGAATCTGGGgtggtggaacatctgcatgattgattctttattttagttttatttttattaagctatgtgcaagtgtgtgccaAAACATTGCCATttgaaggaaaaagttaaaaaagaaagacaaagagcaaaacatttgaatgcaaaaacatccttttatttcatgattaactttgaaaatgattcactacgccttgggcagagcgtaggaattattgcatgataagaaaagtaaaaacaaaaaatttactcCTGAGCCGGTGTGacttggatgacatcttcgaTTGTCTAGTTGCAAAGCATCTCTCTTGGAATACTTGGATGAATCCAACCATCAAATTCAAAGTCTCTATCCACCTCCTCGCCAATGACAATGGCATTAACCTGACCGTTCTGAATCACCCCATCACTCACAACCTTGATCGGACTGAGGATATCAGGCTTAAGCGATGCATTCTGCTTTCCATGTctgaaaccaagaccattcttgTCGAATTTGGGGCACACATCAATTACTTGCCCCATCCTTCCACCTTTCCAGTCTCAACAATAACCTGTGCGTCTTTTAGGGAAGACATAACCGTTTAtggcttcgttatctcataaagaggagttctcacagcattTACAGCCTCGAACACTTGGAACGgcgtctcatgtatttcaccttTGATCTCCACATATCGGAAAGAAGAAAAGTGACTCACGATGTAATCCTCCTCACCACAAACTGTCACCAGTTTACCATCaactggatacttcaacttctagtggagagtggatgtcacagcgccagccttgtgaatccagGGTCTTCCCAACAGACAACAATAAgcaggttgaatatccatcacgtAAAAGGTCGTGGTGAAGACCCAAGGACCAACTTGGATTGGCAGATCTACTTCTCTGAACACAAACCTCCTTGAACCATCGAAAGCACGTACCACCAACTCACTGTGACTCAACTCAACACCAGCATAGTCAATTCTCATAAGGGCCGATTTGGGAAGCACATTCAAGGGAGAACCTgtatcaaccaaaacacgggacaaagtcgtccccttacactcCATCGAAATGTGAAACGCCTTGTTGTGGTTTCTCCCCTCAAGAGGAAGATCACAATCAGTAAACCCCAAACCATTTCCAGCTAAAATATTATTGGCCATCGCCTCTAACTGATTCACAAATATCTCATGCGGCACGTAGGCACCATTCAGAATTCTCAAGAGAGCGTCTCTATGACCCTCCGAACACATCAACAATTgcaagatggaaatctttgaTTGGGTCTGACCCAGCTGCTCAACCACTTCGTAATCAGACTTCTTGATGATTCTCAATAATTCCTCCAAATCCTTGGAAGATACGGCATTATTGGATGCCCCATTCTGAATTGGAGAGTCCTGGTCATCAGTCACCTCTTGTTTGCCTTTGGAcctagccaaagcatctgcattgTTTTGTACGGGCTGGGGAGAGAACACCCTTCCACTGCGAGTGATTCTACCAGTACCGACAAAATTATCGGCATTTGCAACTGCGGCCTCAACAAATTTCTCTTTAGACGGCCCTCTTCCTTTTTGGTACCATAGTAATACAAGTCTGAGCCATAATGCCAAGGAAAGGCCTTCTCACTCTCATATGGAATCGGCCCAGGAACAATAATCATCAATGCCGCTGGTTGCTCTGCATAGGGAATGACGATAGGTATCTGAACAGGAACCTGAATACTGATAGGAGCCACGGGTTCATATGGAATGTCAATTACCACTACCTCATCACTTGCAACCCTCACGTTTCCCCTCTTTCTATAGAACTGGAGAGGACCTTCATCCATCAATCTCTGAACCATGACCTTTAGTTCATCGCAACCCTCGTATTGGCTCTTACAATTCATACAATCAATGCCACAATCCGGTATTATACCATTGTTAATCAGATGTTGCTTCACAGATAGGAATGGAAATGTCAACCGACTCACATCAGGTACCACATTCATTGCTTCAATCTCAATAGCATTCACACCCGAGCCTCCGTGAGTTGGCATCGGATTATTGACAATGTTGGGCGCCGGAGTGAATTGAATAACCTTCTGATCCAACAAATCCTAAACCTTATTTTTCAGAGCAATGCATTTCTCAGTATCATGCCCAACACCACCAGAGTGGAATGCAGAACGGGCATTCGCATTATAGCTTGGAGATTGTCTGTCCGGAGCATTTGGAGCGTCCCTCAAAGTGATTTTCTCGATACTGAGCAAATGCTGCAACAACTGAGCATTTGTCATAGGAATCAGATCAAAGTGTCTGTTAGTCCTGGTCCTCGGAGGGAATCGATTGTTCTGATATTGAGGACGTTGCCCTTGCTGCTGCTGTTGTTGAGGCATAAGAATAGTAACACCATTCACCTGAGAATTACTTCTTCCTTGGCTTCCCTTTCCATACACAGCATCAGCATTTCCTTCCTTCTTTCTGGCATAACCCTCTAACTATCTCTTGCCACTAGCAGCACCCGAAGACATGCCTATCTGAATTTTTCCCATTTTCAAACCCATCTCCACACGTTCACCACACCTAACCATTTCGGCAAAATTTGCAGACGTACTACAAGCCAGATAGTAATGTCCTGACAGAGTACTCGTGAACATATCAATCATCTCACACTCAGTCGTTGGCGGTTGAACTCTCGAAGCTAGTTCACGCCACTtctgagcgtactccttgaaagattctttGGATCCCTGAACCAAACTCTGCAGCTGAGTCCTGTTGGGTGCCATGTCAATATTGTACTAATAGTGCTTAATGAAATCCTTGACAAGATATCTCCATGAATGGATATGAGTTCGCTCAAGTTGTACATACCACTCCAAAGAAGCTCCAGCCAAGCTATTTTGGAAGAAGTGCATTAAAAATCCCTCATCTTCAGAGTATACTGACATTTTCCGATAATACGCCTTAACACGAGTCATAGGGCAAGTCGCTCCGTTGTACTTGTCAAAGGATGGCACTTTGAATTTCGGTGGAATCCTCACACCAGGAACCAACCCCAAGTCATTAATATCCATGCCCAGCACTCATTTTCCTTCAACAGCCCTCATACACTCCTCAATCAGACGAAACTTCTCAACCTCACCGTGTGCACCCTCCGCACCATGCCTAGAAAGCTGATCCACATCATCAAATTCGAGGTCCTGATTACCAAGATTCTGATTTCCTCTCAAAAGACGAGACAGAGGTGGTGGAGGGAATCCCTGATTCTGGTTGAAAGGATTATAAGGCACATAAGCAGGACGCCTGAACTCATTCTCATCATGATGATCATCAATCCGGCCCGACACGTCATCGTACAAACTGTGTTGTAATCCTTCATTTTCAATCCTCCTGGAATTCTCGACGAGAACTCGCAATTCCTCTGACCCCTGGTAACGTTAGCCAACGCCTCCATAAACTGCGTCATCTGTGCATTCATCTGCTCTGTTAACTGAGCCCGCATCTCAGCCATCTTCTCTTGTATCTGCTTCATCTGTCTTCGTTGGTTGCTTCGAGTCAGATATGAATGAATTGTCGTTGTCGAAAGCCTTCTGATAATAAAAGAGCAAGATATAAGAGAGATGATCTACAAACCTGCAAATGCATGAAAATGTATGATATATGGTATGACATGCATGAAATGTGTGTCAgttttcaggtatccaagagttcatctCACTTTCAGATAGGACACATCAACAAGATACAGAATACCATCAGATAATAAGAATAGTGCAACAAGATATCCGGAGAAACCCTGAATTGTATTTCATTCAACATGAGCAAATCAAAGAGTTCATACAAATTAATGGTGTGTAACCTAGCAACAAAGCAAATGCTTCACCAACATCCACATGAGGTTTAATATAGCAAAATACAACcccttccaacaatcctggaggTGGCCGATAAATCAAAATAACAACAACTCAGATATACTCAATCGGATCAAGCCGAACAGCTACAACATAGTCATCTCTGTTGGGCTCGGAGTCTTGCAAGCTCTTCCTCAAGTCGAGCTGACTTGGCCTTTTCTTCCGCTAACTGTTTTTCTAAATCCCGAACCTT from Vicia villosa cultivar HV-30 ecotype Madison, WI linkage group LG4, Vvil1.0, whole genome shotgun sequence encodes the following:
- the LOC131597321 gene encoding uncharacterized protein LOC131597321, with translation MPTHGGSGVNAIEIEAMNVVPDVSRLTFPFLSVKQHLINNGIIPDCGIDCMNCKSQYEGCDELKVMVQRLMDEGPLQFYRKRGNVRVASDEVVVIDIPYEPVAPISIQVPVQIPIVIPYAEQPAALMIIVPGPIPYERRGPSKEKFVEAAVANADNFVGTGRITRSGRVFSPQPVQNNADALARSKGKQEVTDDQDSPIQNGASNNAVSSKDLEELLRIIKKSDYEVVEQLGQTQSKISILQLLMCSEGHRDALLRILNGAYVPHEIFVNQLEAMANNILAGNGLGFTDCDLPLEGRNHNKAFHISMECKGTTLSRVLVDTGSPLNVLPKSALMRIDYAGVELSHSELVVRAFDGSRRFVFREVDLPIQVGPWVFTTTFYVMDIQPAYCFCGEEDYIVSHFSSFRYVEIKGEIHETPFQVFEAVNAVRTPLYEITKP